A single Rhopalosiphum padi isolate XX-2018 chromosome 4, ASM2088224v1, whole genome shotgun sequence DNA region contains:
- the LOC132928795 gene encoding uncharacterized protein LOC132928795 produces the protein MSQETYQRSDYGVKDNLQISYILSCGHARPHTIGVYHVSLQQQQQLPGNKLYSSDMTVNRHLKFGHHLKHLSLYQFVFLISILTAVHEILAESELSGITTSNETTTGNGIACAERWTCTSCTKGMTPSCSWSVLEQMCANSVAVAAQNRLVVTDGPSCPKFSVIKSNSTNVKITVMVNDGDIGFVNLLANSSVKCQLNNKLIAAKVEGDRISCMSRPVKSQYQLSCWKFQPVISHLLILFDDKFLRFDDENDHYVTSYPSDCPTINCSQCYRNNGTHRFYCKWCSHDNETENTPWFHYCDVQNNLNFTKLNFDNMQINETCYARSPAVVKTSVTPKTIVQSYQPKSEGAADNNNSSPIVPTVDDGQTIGGIVSGGTTFMVKGRRFSNLLNMKACVLNKTACGYCNFRDDTLIDCQSPKIVINDPQPQSVIETQPLAFYAKNSFGNEIEFESKIKYNIYHDPVFTNFVVNGCCNVTVSGLYLDQGYAAKDLSILPDADNSSSRCLVTWTDSTQITCQLSQSSLSQLDQLPKQINVKLGNYNSVVNITKQKTSHFRSSLSGILPGVVITIGAYVSFIAVLCVALIFFKSSKDYDLLHLHGRQHLAEMRPLNESDDYDNNSESKNILSVCDKHYFPLSIHKTRSARKLTNIGTMFVGKRSKKRFWNNLFTNRLWLAIVIMMSMTAGSYTMAAVESPSTAAPEQTTVITARPNVTVDCVAHNTCADCAAAAPACSWSLVRQSCNTTAATEKQLIEDPDDDGHHHPPTQPVRDAGSCPRFKVNYQKQTTLDTTNRTVNVKVSNDPTGTFRALLERGKVLCHLNEMEYPGRVESGGRQITCESDYSESVNSSLSSSMVYFAVSVNGVALAFDDKREHYLEFTVPQKACVTDNQLGPSDECKVCLWDDDVYRYYCQWCPKSNPCTGSYQQCDVRRLVDPGRVTPVKDVLVRCPEVRIESIQPLYGSWAGGTTIRIAIGNHRTLSENKVTVIKVADSRCLLPTVSMDGKTVTCTIPPTNSSTLNQGPVEVTYRSEVNKLLPSFTLRSNQSFYFVEPVITNVWPSCGPVTGGTRVTIRGRFLDAGNTVRVYMRDNITCAVQAHSQNEVTCLTGASDGPTSSAIRIEFDHYLSKYVYDPPFVYTSTPTMDVGQSFRGISSGGTQLSVHGQNLACIRNALVHVLYNGIQYTGGCDVKNNTYMECTAPTINRPAPHQVTALQFGFQADYNNTIVKMLLPTGTPDYTLYPDPVFTDFETNGRTVTVYGINIDQGYDHDADLSVLFHRTGVPCNVTSVQPDRIVCRPPKRLSFNDHGGRSDEGQADDYGEDDDDDELPAALVNDEIIVTVGNLVYEVKRKPQTSRRSFPVRINTIIFGGIALVSLIITIVAAIVYCMKIAMTISNQQTEMRSLCEHLNSTEIGIRTGTETGSTCRDDVESATAPACNERS, from the exons ggAAACAAACTTTACTCAAGTGACATGACTGTCAATAGACATCTTAAATTTGGGCATCATTTGAAGCATTTATCATTGTATCAATTTGTATTCCTAATTAGCAta TTGACTGCGGTGCACGAGATACTAGCTGAGAGCGAATTATCGGGAATTACGACGTCAAATGAAACTACGACCGGAAACGGAATTGCGTGCGCTGAGCGATGGACCTGCACATCGTGTACAAAAGGGATGACGCCGTCGTGCAGCTGGTCCGTTCTTGAACAGATGTGCGCGAACAGCGTTGCGGTAGCAGCACAAAACCGGCTGGTGGTCACCGACGGACCGTCCTGTCCAAAGTTTTCAGTCATAAAAAGCAACAGCACAAATGTAAAAATTACGGTTATGGTTAACGACGGTGACATTGGTTTCGTCAATCTGTTGGCTAATAGCAGCGTCAAGTGTCAGCTGAACAACAAATTAATCGCGGCCAAGGTGGAAGGCGACCGAATCTCCTGTATGTCGCGACCCGTTAAATCGCAGTACCAATTGAGCTGCTGGAAATTTCAACCGGTCATCAGTCATCTGTTGATCTTGTTCGATGACAAGTTTTTGAGATTTGACGACGAAAACGACCATTACGTGACCTCGTATCCTAGTGATTGCCCGACAATCAATTGCTCACAATGTTATCGGAACAACGGCACGCACAGATTTTACTGTAAGTGGTGTAGTCATGATAACGAAACCGAGAACACACCATGGTTTCATTACTGTGATGTACagaataatttgaatttcaCGAAATTGAATTTCGATAACATGCAAATCAACGAAACGTGTTACGCCAGAAGTCCGGCCGTAGTGAAGACTTCTGTGACGCCGAAAACAATAGTTCAATCGTACCAGCCCAAATCGGAAGGTGCTGCGGACAACAATAACAGTTCTCCGATCGTTCCGACGGTGGACGACGGCCAAACAATCGGCGGTATCGTATCTGGCGGCACCACGTTTATGGTGAAGGGTCGAAGATTTAGTAACTTGCTGAACATGAAGGCTTGCGTTTTGAATAAAACCGCATGTGGCTACTGTAATTTCCGTGACGATACGCTCATAGATTGCCAATCTCCCAAGATCGTCATCAACGATCCGCAGCCGCAATCTGTAATTGAAACTCAACCGTTGGCGTTTTATGCTAAAAACTCTTTCGGAAATGAGATAGAGTTCGAGTCGAAGATCAAATACAACATATACCATGATCCGGTTTTCACGAATTTTGTGGTAAACGGTTGCTGTAACGTCACCGTAAGCGGTCTGTATCTTGACCAAGGTTACGCCGCTAAGGACTTGTCTATTTTACCGGACGCTGATAACTCGTCGTCCCGTTGCCTGGTCACTTGGACGGACAGTACACAAATCACTTGTCAGCTGTCACAGTCATCGTTGTCTCAGTTAGACCAACTTCCAAAACAGATAAATGTTAagttaggtaattataatagcGTCGTGAACATAACGAAACAAAAAACCAGTCATTTCAGAAGTTCGTTGTCTGGGATATTGCCAGGTGTCGTCATCACTATAGGTGCGTATGTTTCTTTTATCGCAGTTTTATGTGTGGCTCTCATATTTTTCAAGTCTTCAAAGGACTATGACTTATTACATTTGCATGGCCGTCAACACCTTGCGGAAATGCGGCCGCTGAACGAAAGTGATGACTACGACAACAATAGCGAATCTAAGAATATTTTGTCGGTATGCGACAAACATTA ttttccactGTCAATTCACAAGACACGATCTGCaa gaAAACTTACAAATATAGGTACCATGTTTGTGGGTAAACGTTCAAAAAAACGGTTctggaataatttatttactaatcgACTATGGCTGGCTATAGTGATC atgatGTCGATGACGGCTGGCAGTTACACGATGGCAGCGGTCGAATCGCCGTCGACGGCCGCGCCCGAGCAAACCACCGTCATCACGGCCAGGCCTAACGTCACGGTGGATTGCGTAGCGCACAACACGTGTGCCGATTGCGCGGCCGCCGCGCCGGCGTGCAGCTGGTCGCTGGTGCGACAGTCGTGCAACACCACCGCGGCGACGGAAAAACAACTGATCGAAGACCCGGACGACGACGGCCACCACCACCCGCCGACACAGCCGGTGCGCGACGCCGGGTCGTGTCCGCGGTTCAAGGTCAACTACCAGAAACAGACCACCCTGGACACGACCAACCGGACGGTGAACGTGAAGGTGTCCAACGACCCGACCGGCACGTTCCGGGCGCTGCTCGAACGGGGCAAGGTGTTGTGTCATTTGAACGAGATGGAGTACCCCGGCCGGGTGGAGAGTGGCGGGCGGCAGATCACGTGCGAGTCCGATTACTCCGAGTCGGTCAACTCGTCGCTGTCGTCGTCGATGGTTTACTTCGCGGTCTCCGTCAACGGCGTCGCGCTGGCGTTCGACGACAAGCGCGAACACTACTTGGAATTCACGGTGCCTCAGAAAGCGTGCGTCACCGACAACCAGCTGGGGCCCAGCGACGAGTGCAAGGTGTGCCTCTGGGACGACGACGTGTACCGGTACTACTGCCAGTGGTGTCCAAAGAGCAACCCGTGCACCGGGTCGTACCAGCAGTGCGACGTCCGCCGGCTGGTCGATCCCGGTCGCGTGACACCCGTGAAAGACGTGCTGGTCCGGTGTCCCGAGGTGCGTATCGAGTCCATCCAACCGCTGTACGGGTCGTGGGCAGGCGGCACGACCATACGGATCGCCATCGGCAACCACCGGACGCTGTCCGAGAACAAGGTGACCGTGATCAAGGTGGCCGACAGCCGGTGCCTGCTGCCCACCGTGTCCATGGACGGCAAGACGGTTACGTGCACCATACCGCCGACCAACTCGAGCACGTTGAACCAGGGCCCGGTGGAGGTGACGTACAGGTCGGAGGTGAACAAGTTGCTGCCGTCGTTCACGCTCAGGTCCAACCAGAGTTTCTACTTCGTCGAGCCGGTCATAACGAACGTGTGGCCGTCGTGCGGTCCCGTCACCGGCGGCACCCGGGTGACGATCCGCGGCCGGTTCTTGGACGCCGGCAACACCGTTCGGGTGTACATGCGGGACAACATCACGTGCGCGGTGCAGGCGCACAGCCAGAACGAGGTGACCTGCCTGACGGGCGCCAGCGACGGCCCGACGTCCAGCGCGATCCGCATCGAGTTCGACCACTACCTGAGCAAGTACGTGTACGACCCGCCGTTCGTGTACACGTCCACGCCCACCATGGACGTCGGCCAGTCGTTCCGGGGCATATCGTCGGGAGGCACGCAGCTGTCGGTGCACGGCCAGAACTTGGCGTGCATCCGCAATGCGCTGGTGCACGTGTTGTACAACGGCATACAGTACACGGGCGGGTGCGACGTGAAGAACAACACGTACATGGAGTGCACGGCCCCGACCATTAACCGGCCGGCGCCGCATCAGGTGACCGCGCTGCAGTTCGGGTTCCAGGCCGACTACAACAACACCATCGTCAAGATGTTGCTGCCCACCGGCACGCCCGACTACACGCTGTATCCGGATCCGGTGTTCACCGACTTCGAGACCAACGGACGCACCGTTACCGTTTACGGTATCAACATCGACCAGGGTTACGACCACGACGCCGACCTGTCGGTGCTGTTCCACAGGACCGGCGTGCCGTGCAACGTTACGTCCGTGCAACCGGACCGCATCGTGTGCCGGCCGCCCAAACGGCTGTCGTTCAACGACCACGGCGGTCGTTCGGACGAGGGTCAGGCGGACGACTACggcgaagacgacgacgacgacgagttaCCGGCGGCCCTGGTCAACGACGAAATCATCGTCACCGTCGGCAACCTGGTGTACGAGGTCAAGAGGAAGCCGCAGACGAGCCGGCGCAGCTTCCCGGTCCGGATCAATACCATCATCTTCGGCGGCATCGCGTTGGTGTCGCTGATCATCACCATCGTGGCGGCCATTGTGTACTGCATGAAGATCGCAATGACTATTTCCAACCAGCAGACGGAAATGCGGTCGCTGTGCGAGCACCTCAACAGCACCGAAATCGGAATCAGGACCGGAACTGAAACCGGTAGCACCTGCAGAGACGACGTAGAGTCTGCCACAGCACCGGCCTGCAATGAACGATCATAG
- the LOC132928892 gene encoding ADP/ATP translocase 4-like, with product MFGLNTFYLKLLLSNIKHKDSGWSHTALSLISGGLSGATTLCMFYPLLFCQTHLAAHVGPLVDREYTGLLDCIQKTVHTNGVRALYTGFAIAANGMVINKAIYFGAYYSFNKTILDHSNSLVSNEEKDAKLPFWIRFATAQVSTYLSQLFSYPLDTIGRVLIVQTAQEEKLYLNARDCFTKLWKSQGLSGLYRGMLPNMIRSSGSALILVLHDEFKWTLSKMGLFGGDIQDD from the exons ATGTTTGGACTTAAcacattttatctaaaattacttttgagcaatataaaacataaagatAGTGGCTGGAGTCATACTGCTTTGAGCTTAATATCTGGTGGATTGTCTGGTGCAACCACCTTATGTATGTTCTATCCACTTCTTTTCTGTCAAACTCATTTAGCTGCCCATGTCGGACCCTTGGTTGACCGGGAATATACTGGATTACTggattgtatacaaaaaactgtTCATACAAATGGTGTCCGAGCTTTGTATACAG GATTTGCTATTGCAGCTAATGGGATGGTCATAAACAAGGCTATTTACTTTGGagcttattatagttttaataaaaccattCTAGATCATAGTAATAGTCTAGTTTCTAATGAAGAAAAGGATGCAAAGTTACCATTTTGGATACGTTTTGCAACCGCACAG GTTTCCACTTACTTGTCACAATTATTCAGCTATCCTCTTGACACGATTGGTAGAGTATTGATAGTTCAAACTGCACaagaagaaaaattatatctaaatgCCAGAGACTGTTTTACTAAACTGTGGAAATCTCAGGGTTTATCAGGCTTATATCGAGGAATGTTACCTAATATGATTCGATCAAGTGGTTCGGCCCTAATTCTTGTGCTGCACGATGAATTCAAATGGACACTGAGTAAAATGGGTTTATTTGGAGGAGACATTCAAGAcgattaa
- the LOC132928891 gene encoding ras-related protein Rab-40C, giving the protein MSLDTDGCPQQKEYDYLLKFLLVGDSDVGKQEMLNDLEDGSSESPYCSGSAYKTTIILLDGKRVKLQLWDASGQGRLCTIIRSYSRGAQGVLLVYDITNKWSFDGLDRWLKEVEEHAPGVPKVLVGNRLHLAFKRQVSVKEAESYASKHHMTLFEVSPLCDFNIRESFSELARRALHRNGMERLLRSNKVLSLQELCCRAIVARTTQYGINQLPLPVTIKSHLKSYALTSFSTLSMSLPRNASASKKIKLPSNNTGVSRQHGHPAHSLSHHHHLKNTPLSISTSYITRNSCTIS; this is encoded by the exons ATGTCGCTTGACACCGACGGTTGTCCGCAGCAGAAAGAGTACGATTACCTGCTGAAATTCCTCTTGGTCGGTGACAGTGATGTGGGTAAACAAGAGATGCTCAACGATCTGGAGGATGGATCATCCGAGTCACCATATTGCAGTGGAAGTG cATACAAAACTACTATTATACTCTTGGATGGTAAACGAGTAAAATTACAACTGTGGGATGCTTCAGGTCAAGGTCGTTTATGCACAATAATCAGATCTTATTCAAGAGGAGCACAAGGTGTTTTGTTAGTTTATGACATAACTAATAAATGGTCATTTGATGGATTAGACAGATGGCTAAAAGAAGTTGAAGAG caTGCACCTGGAGTTCCAAAAGTCTTGGTTGGCAATCGCTTGCATTTGGCATTTAAAAGACAAGTTAGTGTCAAAGAAGCAGAATCCTATGCCTCAAAACACCATATGACTTTGTTCGAAGTTAGTCCACTCTGTGACTTCAACATTAGAGAAAGCTTTAGTGAATTAGCAAGGAGAGCATTACATAGAAATGGAATGGAAAGACTCTTGCGATCAAATaaag tgttaAGCCTCCAAGAGTTGTGTTGTCGTGCTATTGTAGCAAGGACTACTCAGTATGGTATAAACCAGTTGCCTCTACCTGTAACAATTAAGTCACACTTAAAGTCATATGCATTGACTAGTTTCTCAACTTTATCTATGTCATTACCACGTAATGCTTCAGcatccaaaaaaattaaattgcctTCTAACAATACGGGTGTATCAAGACAACATGGTCACCCTGCACATTCTCTATCGCATcatcatcatttaaaaaatacaccaTTGAGCATTTCAACATCATACATTACAAGAAACTCTTGTACAATTTCATGA